A genomic stretch from Caloenas nicobarica isolate bCalNic1 chromosome 3, bCalNic1.hap1, whole genome shotgun sequence includes:
- the CHGB gene encoding secretogranin-1, whose product MGLPALLGLLAAAALAGVRTVPVEIDHVEETVTRCIVEVLSNALSKPNAPPINPECKEILKKSGRNDRERSENSQPEMRHLKNPAEIEKHRSGSVEEEQSQAEEESKKYMEGSDEEKLAHKEGKSKEEEDGHHTPVQEERLHTEEKKHYQEIRREEEKSYHSEEESKESERHDEEVEHAVVNKKSHSGGTSTDEFPDENDQRPMGHWHSEEGMQSPYKRVQEGEEGEAEEERSEKYHHESKEHDFSHQQEHEESDESEETEEEKQPYKPKRYHGKHRMGDSSEEKKGRGGEKEELAEESDTEEAHLWDKRNHHQEHHEESEQQREEKSGYRERHGSEEVEEKRHADQGSEAYRERWQQNEESSEEENKRRHHSEESNEKWHEERRHHDGAHEARRHHSEGRTYLGDGSEEELDRFLSKEKQHRAGGRYRLWDDEDEGSERVYTRERSGQARRHYSTEDSVEHQHYPGNSAEEEEEVERKKHHSSDQMENEEETMEEGRYAERKEYRSHLPAENEKRALASYSSFYPLLWWKSQRFEKRDSTGEQLLDSKEGGRPTLNEKGLFPKYNDYDWWKKKRIPNSLNQGHTEKRNLGKMNRYDMKRQSNKMDQLAQLLNYRKKSAEFPELYNSREDMKNHHIVRNDRGSLNQRPLTEEEEKELENLAAMDLELQKIAEKFNDNRRG is encoded by the exons atGGGGCTGCCGGCGCTGCTCGGGCTGCTGGCGGCCGCCGCCCTGGCAG gtGTCAGGACAGTTCCAGTGGAAATAGACCATGTTGAAGAAACG GTAACACGGTGCATAGTGGAAGTTCTGTCCAATGCTCTATCTAAGCCAAATGCACCACCGATTAATCCTGAATGCAAAGAAATCCTGAAGAAGA GTGGTAGAAATGACAGAGAGAGAAGTGAAAACAGCCAACCTGAAATGAGGCATTTGAAAAACCCAGCAGAGATTGAAAAACATCGTAGTGGGAGCGTGGAGGAAGAACAAAGTCAGGCAGAAGAAGAATCTAAAAAGTACATGGAAGGAAGTGATGAGGAGAAACTTGCTCATAAGGAAGGTAAAagcaaggaagaggaggatggaCACCACACACCTGTTCAAGAAGAGAGACttcatacagaagaaaagaaacactatCAGGAAAtcagaagagaggaggaaaagagctaccacagtgaagaagaaagcaaagagagcGAGCGTCATGATGAAGAGGTGGAGCATGCTGTTGTCAACAAGAAGTCCCACTCTGGAGGCACGAGCACAGATGAGTTCCCGGATGAGAATGACCAGCGCCCCATGGGCCACTGGCATTCGGAGGAGGGAATGCAGAGCCCTTACAAGAGAGTTCAGGAAGGTGAAGagggagaggcagaggaagaaagaagtgaaaaataccACCATGAGTCTAAGGAACATGATTTTTCCCATCAGCAAGAGCATGAAGAATCTGATGAGAGTGAAGAaacagaggaggagaagcaaCCCTACAAACCCAAACGCTATCATGGGAAGCATAGAATGGGTGACTCCTCAGAAGAGAAGAAGGGTCGTGGTGGGGAGAAAGAGGAACTAGCTGAGGAATCGGACACAGAGGAGGCCCATCTCTGGGACAAAAGGAACCACCATCAGGAACATCATGAGGAGTCTGAGCAGCAGCGTGAGGAGAAGAGTGGTTATCGTGAGAGGCATGGGTCTGAAGAGGTGGAGGAGAAGAGGCATGCAGACCAGGGAAGTGAGGCGTACAGAGAAAGGTGGCAGCAGAATGAGGAGAGCAGcgaagaagaaaacaagaggcGTCACCACAGTGAAGAAAGTAATGAGAAATGGCATGAGGAGAGGAGACACCATGACGGAGCACATGAAGCAAGGAGGCACCATTCTGAGGGAAGGACGTATCTTGGAGACGGAAGCGAGGAAGAGCTGGACAGATTTCTcagcaaagagaagcagcatcGTGCTGGAGGGAGATACCGCTTGTGGGATGATGAGGATGAAGGGTCGGAGAGAGTGTACACTCGAGAGCGCAGCGGGCAGGCCAGAAGACACTACAGCACTGAGGACAGTGTGGAGCATCAGCACTACCCTGGCAAcagtgcagaggaggaggaagaagtagaaagGAAGAAGCATCACAGCAGTGATCAGATGGAAAATGAAGAGGAGACTATGGAGGAGGGAAGATatgcagagaggaaagagtACAGAAGCCATCTCCCTGCTGAGAATGAGAAGAGAGCCCTGGCATCCTACAGCTCTTTCTACCCACTGCTGTGGTGGAAAAGCCAGCGCTTTGAGAAAAGGGACAGcacaggagagcagcttctgGACAGCAAAGAGGGAGGAAGGCCCACCCTGAACGAGAAGGGTCTTTTCCCCAAATATAATGACTATGACTGGTGGAAGAAAAAGCGAATTCCGAATTCTCTGAACCAGGGACACACTGAGAAGAGGAATCTGGGCAAAATGAACAGATACGATATGAAAAGGCAATCCAACAAGATGGATCAACTAGCACAACTTCTGAATTACAGGAAGAAATCAGCTGAGTTCCCGGAGTTGTACAATTCTAGAGAAGACATGAAAAACCATCACATAGTCAGGAATGACAGAGGAAGTCTGAACCAGAGGCCTCTGACAGAAGAGGAG gaaaaagaactggaaaaccTGGCAGCTATGGATTTGGAGCTACAGAAAATAGCCGAAAAGTTTAATGACAACAGGAGAGGCTGA
- the TRMT6 gene encoding tRNA (adenine(58)-N(1))-methyltransferase non-catalytic subunit TRM6 isoform X5, whose amino-acid sequence MYYAREPGKINHLRYDTLAQMLTLGNIRAGNKMIVMETCAGLVLGAVMERMGGYGSIIQMYPGGEPVRAATSCFGFPKVFFDNLHEFPLSKVDSLLSGTFSTETLPSEPEDNMLVEEESNGITDGKQTSLQEKEEESTTETAVEVKQTEEQETMDINTEDVEFKENKEKENKENVREKQRKQWERRKKLIETATLLREKNADGLIVASKFHPTPLLLSLLEFVAPSRPFVVYCQYKEPLLECYAKLRERGGVINLKLSETWLRNYQVLPDRSHPKLTMSGGGGYLLSGITVILDKGRSDSSNLEALKVEEPSSKRCKVQDLHC is encoded by the exons CCACTTGCGATATGACACCTTAGCTCAGATGTTGACTTTAGGAAACATCCGTGCTGGCAACAAGATGATTGTAATGGAAACATGTGCAGGCCTTGTGCTGGGTGCAGTGATGGAACGAATGGGAG GCTATGGATCCATTATTCAGATGTATCCAGGAGGGGAACCTGTTAGAGCTGCTACCAGTTGTTTCGGATTTCCAAAGGTTTTTTTTGATAATCTTCATGAATTTCCTCTTAGCAAAGTGGATAGTCTCCTCTCTGGGACATTTTCTACAGAGACTCTGCCTTCAGAACCTGAAGATAACATGCTAGTGGAGGAAGAAAGCAATGGAATAACTGATGGGAAGCAAACTTCCctgcaggagaaagaagaggaatcTACTACTGAAACAGCTGTGGAGgtcaaacaaacagaagagcaaGAAACAATGGACATTAACACTGAAGATGTAGAATttaaagagaacaaagaaaaagaaaataaagaaaat gttcgggaaaagcaaagaaaacaatgggagagaagaaaaaagctaatAGAAACCGCTACTTTGTTAAGAGAGAAGAATGCTGATGG cttAATTGTAGCCAGCAAGTTTCATCCCACTCCTTTATTACTTTCTTTATTGGAATTTGTTGCTCCTTCAAGGCCTTTTGTTGTCTACTGCCAGTATAAAGAG ccattaCTAGAATGTTATGCAAAGCTGAGGGAAAGAGGTGGTGTTATTAACCTAAAGCTGTCTGAAACCTGGCTACGAAACTACCAG gtcttaCCAGATCGAAGCCACCCAAAACTGACAATGAGTGGAGGCGGAGGGTACCTTCTGTCTGGTATAACTGTTATCTTGGATAAGGGCAGATCTGATTCCAGTAATTTAGAAGCACTGAAGGTGGAAGAGCCATCCTCTAAAAGATGCAAAGTTCAAGACCTTCACTGTTAA